A DNA window from Vigna angularis cultivar LongXiaoDou No.4 chromosome 1, ASM1680809v1, whole genome shotgun sequence contains the following coding sequences:
- the LOC108323191 gene encoding uncharacterized protein LOC108323191 — protein MFRLSPRRSQRSKGGFKVKHALQLCVLLGVCIWLVYQIKHSNDKKSSFVESTKTGGEIIKLGRKDLHPGVEKTPVVDARHKEEEEDEQQENKHEEVNKLDDVNGVEDEALKHDEQNNNEGNSEHRQDSVDQETEENSEIARTEGEAEHHNEQFFGENENMDNKESESTLKDNEENNSETEDKETGEVKEEKNEPENDNMDNNENDNTMKENEENKSEGENNETGDTNEEKSQQANEETENKDKENEEVKQNETEEKEEGDHEQDSKEMTDENNNGETGGEEKDKIQEEITSKDQDQDGGKSEEEHREENYAGDNASSAVDHKPQDTDENSDKKENNEFELESQKNADNKEGADSSVTTSSQGNESDAENQAQPENESQKSSTSESEWPHQEKNDSIKDGVDTLDSSLQNGIDTSSQNTEASENENNSKVEDSNMQNATPKVEDSSSSNSEEAWKKAETHDSNASDGEYKDTTSNIAQNENPSNSSVQEGKQENVASSDNDNKDASHDVQLTSSDTSSDQKKDEAANVESNTYSTQNDNADQTNANSDGSANDNKDSSQSDSSSEQNKEGSSNSDDSSTSQSGTSSEKNKEESSNSDNSNDSNRSDTSSEQKKDESSNSDNSNGSNRSDTSYEQNKEGSSNSDNGNDASLSDTSSEQNKEGSANSDNSNDASQSQTSSEQNKNETSNSDNGSDSNENASKHNENQNDNGNHNGEAQDNTSGSSTQEEKDTSSNNNADAGQGENDNTVQSKTSENEDGAQNKTVESQKEEESAHFNGDTNSNMNDQGSSDHSITHEDKESRVDLPQSHEESNHIKDTAAQ, from the coding sequence ATGTTCAGGTTATCTCCCCGGAGGAGTCAAAGATCCAAAGGCGGCTTCAAGGTGAAGCATGCTCTACAGTTATGTGTTCTGCTTGGCGTTTGTATCTGGCTAGTCTACCAAATCAAACACTCTAATGACAAGAAATCATCCTTTGTTGAAAGCACGAAGACTGGCGGTGAGATTATCAAGTTGGGGAGGAAGGACCTTCATCCTGGCGTGGAGAAAACTCCAGTGGTAGATGCAAGGCacaaggaggaggaggaggatgaACAACAAGAAAACAAGCACGAAGAGGTAAACAAACTGGATGACGTTAATGGTGTAGAAGATGAGGCCCTGAAGCATGATGAGCAAAATAACAATGAAGGGAATTCTGAGCACAGACAGGATTCAGTAGACCAAGAAACTGAAGAAAATTCTGAAATTGCTAGGACAGAAGGGGAAGCCGAACATCATAATGAACAATTTTTTGGAGAGAATGAAAATATGGACAACAAGGAGAGTGAGAGTACATTGAAGGATAATGAGGAGAACAATAGTGAAACGGAGGACAAAGAAACTGGAGAagttaaagaagaaaagaatgagcCGGAGAATGACAATATGGATAACAATGAAAATGACAATACAATGAAGgagaatgaagagaacaaaagCGAAGGGGAGAACAATGAAACTGGAGACACTAACGAAGAGAAAAGTCAGCAAGCTAATGAAGAGACAGAGAATAAAGATAAGGAGAATGAAGAGGTGAAACAGAATGAAACTgaagagaaggaggagggaGATCATGAGCAAGATAGTAAAGAAATGACAGATGAGAACAACAATGGAGAAACTGGGGGAGAAGAGAAAGACAAAATTCAGGAAGAGATTACATCTAAAGATCAGGATCAGGATGGGGGCAAAAGTGAGGAGGAGCATAGAGAGGAAAATTATGCTGGAGATAATGCTTCTAGTGCTGTAGACCATAAACCGCAAGACACGGATGAAAATTCTgataaaaaggaaaacaatgaGTTCGAGCTAGAGTCTCAGAAGAATGCTGACAACAAAGAAGGGGCTGATTCTAGTGTCACAACAAGCAGCCAAGGAAATGAAAGTGATGCTGAAAATCAGGCACAACCAGAGAATGAGTCACAGAAAAGTTCCACGTCAGAATCAGAATGGCCGCATCAAGAGAAAAATGACTCCATAAAGGATGGTGTCGATACTCTAGATTCATCACTGCAGAATGGGATTGACACATCATCTCAGAATACTGAAGCatcagaaaatgaaaacaacTCCAAAGTAGAGGACTCCAACATGCAGAATGCAACCCCAAAAGTCGaagattcttcttcttctaactcaGAAGAAGCGTGGAAGAAAGCTGAAACACACGACAGCAATGCAAGCGATGGTGAATACAAGGACACAACAAGTAATATTGCTCAGAATGAAAACCCAAGCAACAGTTCTGTCCAAGAAGGAAAGCAGGAAAATGTTGCATCATCCGATAATGACAACAAAGATGCTAGCCATGATGTTCAACTCACTTCATCTGATACTTCCTCAGATCAAAAGAAAGATGAAGCCGCAAATGTAGAAAGTAATACATATTCTACGCAGAATGACAATGCTGATCAAACCAACGCAAACAGTGATGGAAGTGCTAATGACAACAAAGATTCTAGCCAGTCTGATTCTTCATCAGAGCAAAACAAAGAGGGATCGTCGAACTCGGATGACAGCAGTACTAGCCAGTCTGGCACTTCATCTGAGAAAAACAAAGAGGAATCCTCAAACTCAGATAACAGCAATGATTCTAACCGGTCTGACACTTCATCTGAGCAAAAAAAAGATGAATCCTCAAACTCAGATAATAGCAATGGTTCTAACCGGTCTGACACTTCATATGAGCAAAACAAAGAGGGATCCTCTAACTCAGATAACGGCAATGATGCTAGCCTGTCTGACACTTCATCTGAGCAAAACAAAGAGGGATCCGCAAACTCAGATAACAGCAATGATGCTAGCCAGTCTCAAACTTCTTCTGagcaaaacaaaaatgaaaccTCAAACTCAGATAACGGCAGTGATTCTAACGAGAATGCCTCTAAACACAACGAAAATCAAAATGACAATGGGAATCATAATGGTGAAGCACAAGACAATACTTCGGGTTCATCCACTCAGGAAGAGAAAGATACATCTTCAAATAACAATGCTGATGCAGGGCAGGGTGAGAATGATAACACAGTTCAGAGCAAGACTAGTGAAAATGAAGATGGTGCTCAAAACAAAACAGTGGAGTCACAAAAGGAGGAGGAATCTGCACACTTCAACGGAGACACCAACTCTAACATGAATGATCAAGGAAGTTCTGATCATTCTATCACTCATGAGGATAAAGAATCTCGCGTGGATTTGCCACAATCTCATGAAGAAAGCAATCATATTAAGGATACTGCAGCACAGTGA
- the LOC108323189 gene encoding EPIDERMAL PATTERNING FACTOR-like protein 2 has product MGFDHHLICGQRLGFLCICLLFLILSSWIHKGFVIEGRMTQKLSDFHQTISEDKTIMRPRIGSMPPKCERRCRSCEHCEAIQVPTNPQAQNRKKNSWKFSSVAYARVGGSSNYKPMSWKCKCGNLIFNP; this is encoded by the exons ATGGGCTTTGATCACCATCTCATTTGTGGTCAAAGACTTGGCTTCCTTTGCATTTGTCTTCTGTTTCTCATTCTTTCAAGCTGGATCCATAAGGGGTTCGTTATTGAAG GTAGAATGACCCAAAAACTAAGTGATTTTCATCAG ACAATAAGTGAGGATAAAACTATAATGAGGCCAAGAATAGGGTCAATGCCACCAAAATGTGAGAGAAGGTGTAGATCATGTGAGCACTGTGAGGCAATCCAGGTGCCCACAAACCCCCAAGCTCAGAACCGAAAGAAAAACTCTTGGAAGTTTTCTTCGGTTGCATATGCCAGGGTTGGTGGCAGTTCTAACTACAAGCCCATGAGTTGGAAGTGTAAATGTGGGAACCTCATTTTCAACCCCTGA
- the LOC128196752 gene encoding uncharacterized protein LOC128196752 translates to MASRSPPSSDVDPYDTNQMLNEVLRALQQQNVTLIQQNTIALQNLEAARVSAENARVSADTTQRQFLDVMTSGRIPTGPSSSAAPTKEWSLENFLQHHPAKFNGKCSPDEADQWLRDMERVYNAKRCPDENRLSYTEYLLTGEASHWWSSARMILEGTRTPITWDLFKRKFYKEYFPDTLRYAKEVEFLELVQGNMSVSEYTDRFKHLLRFNTMKVDEEWQCRKFENGLRSDIKLLVRGHRLREFPALVEMARDMEKTKNESEGQQSRPTRTGGPSGSRGGFSTRKTPYARPSFSSGSRGSSYQPSVQSGPTRPSGTVRCYTCGGPHYRSNCPMENGARKCFKCGKEGHFAKECTSVEGSRSQAQKTGLPPPRGGDRPQAVGRVYAMTGSEAVNSGNLIISNCLLFGVTCVVLFDSGATHSFISEACVEKLSMPIEELDFDLVVSTPASGLVKTSSMCVRCPIVVEGHQFKVNLICLPLQGLEVILGMDWLSTNRILIDCGSKKLLFPDKDKFMPLSIGVLRQDLLEGASCFLVLSHIEATQVSHHAAQESQSENLAVVNDFLDVFPEEVPGLPPPREVEFSIDLVSGAGPVSIAPYRMAPAELVELKKQIEDLLEKQFIRPSASPWGAPVLLVKKKDGGSRLCVDYRQLNKLTIKNKYPLPRIDDLMDQLHGATVFSKIDLRSGYHQILVKADDVQKTAFRSRYGHYEYVVMPFGVTNAPAIFMDYMNRIFRPFLDKFVVVFIDDILVYSKTREEHEDHLRAVLEVLRERRLYAKLSKCEFWMEEVLFLGHVISAGEISVDPAKVQAVLQWERPKTVTEVRSFVGLAGYYRRFIEDFSRIVAPLTQLTRKDQPFVWTDRCETNFQELKRRLTSAPVLVIPDTGVQ, encoded by the exons ATGGCATCTAGATCTCCTCCTTCCTCGGATGTCGATCCATATGACACTAATCAGATGTTGAATGAGGTACTTCGGGCGTTGCAACAACAAAATGTTACACTAATTCAGCAGAATACCATAGCCTTGCAGAATCTGGAAGCTGCAAGAGTGTCCGCTGAGAATGCCAGAGTGTCGGCCGATACCACCCAAAGGCAGTTCTTGGATGTGATGACTAGTGGCAGGATTCCCACTGGTCCTTCTTCTTCGGCTGCTCCAACTAAAGAATGGAGTTTGGAAaatttcttgcagcatcatcccGCCAAGTTTAATGGCAAGTGTTCACCCGATGAAGCCGATCAGTGGCTTCGTGATATGGAGAGAGTCTACAACGCCAAGAGGTGTCCTGATGAAAACAGGTTGTCCTATACTGAATATCTTTTGACCGGAGAGGCAAGCCACTGGTGGAGCAGTGCACGGATGATCTTGGAAGGAACTAGAACCCCTATCACATGGGACTTATTTAAGAGGAAGTTCTATAAGGAATACTTCCCTGATACTCTTAGATATGCTAAGGAAGTGGAGTTTTTGGAGCTAGTGCAGGGAAATATGTCGGTATCTGAGTATACTGATCGCTTCAAACATCTTCTTAGATTTAACACCATGAAAGTGGATGAAGAGTGGCAATGCCGCAAGTTTGAAAACGGGTTGCGCAGTGACATCAAGCTCTTGGTGAGAGGTCACCGTCTGAGGGAGTTTCCAGCTCTTGTGGAGATGGCTAGGGATATGGAGAAGACAAAGAATGAATCTGAGGGACAGCAGAGTCGACCTACTAGGACTGGGGGACCATCTGGGTCTCGTGGTGGATTTAGCACTAGGAAGACCCCTTATGCTAGACCATCCTTTTCTTCTGGGTCGAGGGGTTCATCCTATCAGCCATCAGTGCAGTCGGGACCAACCAGACCATCCGGCACTGTTAGATGTTACACCTGTGGAGGACCTCATTACCGTAGCAACTGTCCTATGGAAAATGGTGCAAGGAAATGTTTCAAGTGTGGGAAAGAGGGGCACTTTGCTAAAGAGTGTACTTCTGTAGAAGGATCAAGGTCTCAGGCACAGAAGACTGGTTTGCCTCCACCCAGAGGAGGTGACAGACCTCAAGCAGTGGGCAGAGTATATGCCATGACAGGATCAGAGGCAGTCAACTCAGGTAATCTCATCATCAGCAACTGTTTACTGTTTGGAGTGACTTGTGTTGTACTttttgattcgggggcaacacattCCTTCATATCGGAGGCATGTGTTGAAAAGTTGAGTATGCCTATAGAGGAATTAGACTTCGACCTAGTGGTGTCTACACCAGCATCAGGGTTAGTCAAAACGTCTTCTATGTGTGTCCGTTGTCCAATTGTTGTAGAAGGACATCAGTTCAAGGTGAACCTCATCTGTTTACCTTTGCAAGGATTAGAAGtaattttgggaatggattggttatctACCAATCGCATCCTCATCGACTGTGGTAGTAAGAAATTACTGTTTCCTGATAAAGACAAATTTATGCCTTTGTCGATCGGCGTCTTGAGACAAGACCTCCTGGAAGGCGCTAGTTGCTTTTTAGTACTATCACATATAGAAGCGACGCAAGTTTCACATCATGCGGCACAGGAGAGTCAGAGTGAAAACCTTGCAGTTGTGAACGATTTCTTGGATgtttttcctgaagaagttcctGGTTTACCTCCTCCACGTGAGGTGGAGTTCTCTATTGATTTGGTCTCGGGAGCAGGACCAGTTTCTATAGCTCCTTATAGGATGGCTCCAGCAGAATTGGTAGAGTtaaagaagcagattgaagaccTGTTGGAGAAACAGTTTATCCGACCTAGTGCTTCACCTTGGGGAGCACCAGTGTTACtagtaaagaagaaagatggtgGTTCGAGATTATGCGTTGATTATCGGCAACTGAATAAGTTGAcgatcaagaacaagtatccgtTGCCGAGGATAGATGATTTGATGGATCAACTGCACGGAGCTACGGTATTCTCCAAGATTGATTTGAGGTCGGGTTACCATCAAATTTTAGTGAAAGCTGATGATGTGCAGAAGACGGCATTCAGGTCCAGGTATGGTCACTATGAGTATgtggttatgccttttggtgtgaCTAACGCTCCAGCCATtttcatggactatatgaatcgAATTTTCAGACCCTTCTTGGACAAGttcgtggtagtatttatagatgacatacttgTCTATTCTAAGACGcgagaagaacatgaagatcacCTTAGGGCTGTACTTGAAGTGCTGAGAGAACGAAGATTGTATGCCAaattgtctaagtgtgaattttggatggaaGAAGTTCTTTTTCTTGGCCACGTGATTTCAGCTGGAGAAATTTCTGTTGATCCCGCTAAGGTGCAAGCAGTACTTCAATGGGAAAGACCTAAGACTGTTACTGAGGTCAGGAGCTTCGTGGGTTTAGCGGGCTATTACCGCCGTTTTATTGAGGACTTTTCCCGAATTGTGGCACCATTGACGCAACTGACTAGGAAGGATCAACCTTTTGTTTGGACAGATCGTTGTGAAACTAACTTTCAAGAGCTAAAGAGAAGGTTGACTAGTGCACCCGTTTTGGTCATTCCTGACACAG GTGttcagtga